The following are from one region of the Methylophilus sp. DW102 genome:
- a CDS encoding group 1 truncated hemoglobin, translating to MRRLIWIGLLLCMAGCTAQPKPDASLFSRIGGLPMLSRLSNQTLDIVSKDPRAARSFEGVKMVTLKQSLTNFLCVKTGGQCEYEGETMKNAHADAHITMAEFEIMVEVLRERMDINGVGTKEKNELLKILAPMKRDVVSD from the coding sequence ATGCGAAGGTTGATCTGGATTGGCTTGTTGCTGTGCATGGCGGGGTGTACCGCCCAGCCCAAGCCTGATGCAAGCTTGTTCAGCCGTATCGGTGGCCTGCCGATGCTGAGCCGCTTGTCGAATCAAACTTTGGATATTGTCAGCAAGGATCCACGTGCAGCCCGCTCATTTGAAGGGGTGAAAATGGTCACGCTTAAACAGAGTCTGACCAATTTTTTATGTGTTAAAACTGGCGGGCAATGTGAGTATGAGGGCGAGACCATGAAAAATGCGCATGCCGATGCCCATATCACCATGGCAGAATTCGAAATTATGGTTGAGGTATTGCGGGAGCGCATGGATATCAATGGCGTAGGCACCAAAGAAAAGAATGAGCTGTTGAAGATACTGGCGCCCATGAAGCGGGACGTGGTCAGTGATTAA